A window of Streptomyces sp. N50 contains these coding sequences:
- a CDS encoding VOC family protein, with protein MGIQRIESVTYGIDDVDECVRFFGDFGLFLLERTEEHAVLETLTGQTLHLDTVPGPPLPPPVESGPTIREVVWGVDTPDELARLVAELGRDRKVHESADGVHHTVDESGFGVGLTLARPKSADVTPRPANVSGSVDRWNTALEPLTRAFPLRMCHVALNIVKAGREEAVAFYTDRLGFRPTDIVEPMGVFMQAPGDDDQHTMLLCHRPDRAGVNHIAYEVPGFDDVIEGGNFMIERGWREARKLGRHTVGSNVFRFLHAPCGGRVEYAADMDRVDDTYETRVHETTPPHHIWALRSNRDQQDAPAT; from the coding sequence ATGGGAATCCAGAGAATCGAATCCGTCACCTACGGGATCGACGACGTAGACGAATGTGTCCGTTTCTTCGGCGACTTCGGGCTGTTCCTGCTGGAGCGGACCGAGGAACACGCGGTCCTCGAGACCCTCACCGGGCAGACCCTCCACCTGGACACCGTGCCCGGCCCCCCGCTGCCGCCGCCGGTGGAGTCGGGGCCGACGATCCGCGAGGTCGTGTGGGGCGTCGACACCCCGGATGAACTGGCCAGGCTGGTCGCCGAGTTGGGCCGCGACCGCAAGGTCCACGAGAGCGCCGACGGCGTCCACCACACCGTCGACGAGAGCGGCTTCGGCGTCGGGCTCACCCTGGCCCGCCCGAAGAGCGCGGACGTCACCCCGCGCCCCGCCAACGTCTCGGGCAGCGTCGACCGCTGGAACACCGCGCTGGAACCGCTCACCCGGGCCTTCCCGCTGCGCATGTGCCATGTCGCGCTGAACATCGTGAAGGCCGGGCGTGAGGAGGCCGTCGCCTTCTACACCGACCGGCTCGGCTTCCGGCCCACCGACATCGTCGAACCGATGGGCGTCTTCATGCAGGCACCGGGCGACGACGACCAGCACACCATGCTGCTGTGCCACCGCCCCGACCGCGCCGGCGTCAACCACATCGCCTACGAGGTCCCCGGCTTCGACGACGTCATCGAGGGCGGCAACTTCATGATCGAGCGCGGCTGGCGGGAGGCCCGCAAGCTCGGCCGCCACACCGTCGGCTCGAACGTCTTCCGCTTCCTGCACGCCCCGTGCGGCGGCCGCGTCGAGTACGCGGCGGACATGGACCGCGTCGACGACACCTACGAGACCCGCGTCCACGAGACGACCCCGCCGCACCACATCTGGGCGCTGCGCTCCAACCGCGACCAGCAGGACGCCCCCGCCACCTGA
- a CDS encoding NAD-dependent succinate-semialdehyde dehydrogenase, whose amino-acid sequence MTSDHGYPAVRMYIAGEWCQGGTGRTAPIVNPATEKVIGDVPLATTADLDRALDAATEGFRVWRDTPIAKRSAILHAAADLITERAPEIGRIMAQEQGKPLREGTTEALRTADTLRWHIEDARRAYGRIIPSAPGTVLTVRREPVGPVAAFVPWNFPVGGPNRKLSSALSAGCSIVIKASEETPGTAAALVACYADAGLPAGVLNLVFGEPAEVSAHLIPSPRIRLVAFTGSVPVGKLLAAQAGEVMKPTLMELGGHAPVIVCGDADPVKSARKAAQAKFFNAGQVCTSPSRFFVHASIAREFTAEFVKAAQHVTVGDGLDADTTMGPLANERRLHAIETLVADAVERGAKVLTGGQRLERDGYFYAPTVLTDVPADARLMHEEPFGPLAPIVPFTDLDETLAIANSLPYGLAAYGFTESAATAEKLSDALEAGILSINHCGGSVAEAPSGGVKESGYGREGGPEALDAYLITKRVSHLLAG is encoded by the coding sequence ATGACCTCCGACCACGGCTACCCCGCCGTCCGCATGTACATCGCGGGCGAGTGGTGCCAGGGCGGCACCGGACGGACCGCCCCGATCGTGAACCCGGCCACCGAGAAGGTGATCGGCGACGTACCCCTCGCCACCACCGCGGACCTCGACCGCGCCCTCGACGCGGCCACCGAGGGCTTCCGCGTCTGGCGCGACACCCCGATAGCCAAGCGCTCCGCGATCCTGCACGCCGCCGCCGACCTCATCACCGAGCGCGCCCCCGAGATCGGCCGGATCATGGCCCAGGAGCAGGGCAAGCCGCTCCGCGAGGGCACCACCGAGGCCCTGCGCACCGCCGACACCCTGCGCTGGCACATCGAGGACGCCCGCCGTGCCTACGGCCGGATCATCCCGTCCGCACCCGGCACCGTCCTCACCGTCCGCCGCGAACCGGTCGGCCCCGTCGCCGCGTTCGTGCCCTGGAACTTCCCGGTCGGCGGCCCCAACCGCAAGCTCTCCTCCGCTCTGTCCGCGGGCTGCTCGATCGTCATCAAGGCGTCCGAGGAGACACCGGGCACGGCCGCCGCGCTGGTCGCCTGCTACGCCGACGCGGGACTTCCCGCGGGTGTCCTCAACCTCGTCTTCGGTGAACCGGCGGAAGTCTCCGCCCACTTGATCCCTTCGCCGCGGATCCGGCTGGTCGCCTTCACCGGCTCGGTCCCGGTCGGCAAGCTCCTCGCCGCCCAGGCCGGCGAGGTCATGAAGCCCACCCTGATGGAACTCGGCGGCCACGCCCCGGTCATCGTCTGCGGGGACGCCGACCCCGTGAAGTCCGCCCGCAAGGCGGCCCAGGCGAAGTTCTTCAACGCCGGCCAGGTGTGCACCTCCCCGAGCCGCTTCTTCGTCCACGCGAGCATCGCCCGGGAGTTCACCGCCGAGTTCGTGAAGGCCGCTCAGCACGTCACCGTAGGAGACGGCCTCGACGCCGACACCACCATGGGTCCGCTGGCCAACGAACGCCGGCTGCACGCGATCGAGACCCTGGTCGCCGACGCCGTGGAACGCGGCGCCAAGGTGCTCACCGGTGGTCAACGCCTGGAGCGCGACGGCTACTTCTACGCCCCGACCGTCCTCACCGACGTACCGGCGGACGCGCGGCTGATGCACGAGGAGCCCTTCGGCCCGCTCGCCCCGATCGTCCCGTTCACCGACCTGGACGAGACCCTGGCCATCGCCAACTCCCTTCCCTACGGCCTTGCCGCCTACGGGTTCACCGAGTCCGCCGCCACCGCCGAGAAGCTCTCGGATGCGCTGGAGGCCGGCATCCTCTCCATCAACCACTGCGGCGGCTCCGTCGCCGAGGCCCCGTCCGGCGGCGTGAAGGAGAGCGGCTACGGCAGGGAGGGCGGCCCCGAGGCCCTCGACGCGTACCTGATCACCAAGCGCGTCTCGCACCTGCTGGCGGGCTGA